Part of the Aquimarina sp. MAR_2010_214 genome is shown below.
AAATATCTGCCATAGGCACATCTATTTGCGGTTCTTCTTCGCGTGGTATCAAAAACGAACTATACACACCTACGACCATAAATACAATCATAAGTAGTACAGTAAGCTTAGAGCCTATAAAACTTTTGGCAATTTTTCCTGCTAAACCTTCTTTCATTTTTCTATGTTTTTTGGGCGTTCGAGCGGGCTATCCGTTACAATCTTTTTAAGTTTCTCACCGCACCTAATGGTATTTAACGAGGCCTTCAAAAAGGATTTTCACTGCTATCCCTAACGCAACTTTTTAGTTATTGAATGGTAATTTTTGCACCATTAAACAATTTTCCTTCTGCATAAACGATGTACGCTTCATCTGATGATAAGCCCGATAACACCTCTATTTGATCACCAAAAGTTCTTCCTAATCGCAACCAACGTAACAATGCAGTATTGCTCTGACTTACTGTATACACACCAGACAACTGACCATTTGTTATCAATGCTTCTGTGGGGATTAAAACCATTGTGGTTTTTGCTTGCTTTTTTATAGGAAATTGAACTGTTGTAAACATTCCGGATAAGATATTTGCATTGGTAGCATCCAAGGTAATTTTTACAAGGTACTGCCCCCCTGTATTTCTCGCCGATGTGCTGACTTCTGTTACTTTTCCTTTTATAGTTGTATCTATTGATTTTACTACTACATCTACTTGAGTTCCTGATTTAATTTGAGTTATTTCGGTTTCTGGTATCATTGCCATTACCTCATAAGCCCCTGGGGTTTCTATAGATAGTAAAGGGGTTCCTGGATTTGCCATATCCCCTTTATCCACAGATTTGCTGGTAACAACACCGCTAAAAGGCGCTGTAATATTAGAATAAGCAAACTGTGCGCTTACTTCATTTTTCATTTGTTTTGCTGCTTCTAATCGTGCTTTTGCCATCTCAAAACGAGCTGTCATATCATCCATTTCTTTTTGAGAAGCACTATTGTCTGCAAACAAATTCTTAAATCGATTATAATCTTTTTGAGCATTATTAAAAGCTACAGTAGCTTCAGTAATACTAGCATTTACCTGTGCTTTTTTTGCTTGTAAGTCTGCATTATTGATAGCAACCAGCAACTGACCTTTATGTACCTTATCACCTACGTCTACATATACATTATTTACAAATCCCATCATTCTCGTACTTAAATCAGCACTGTTTACAGCTTGAATCTTACCACTAGCAGATAAAAATTGGCTGTTATTATTTGTAGAGACTTTATTCACTTTTACAGGAATAGGATCAGCAGTATCTGCAACTACTTTTTTAGTATCATTTCCACAACTAGCCATAATTACTGTTAATGAAAAGATTGCTGTTTTATATATTTTTCTCAT
Proteins encoded:
- a CDS encoding efflux RND transporter periplasmic adaptor subunit, encoding MRKIYKTAIFSLTVIMASCGNDTKKVVADTADPIPVKVNKVSTNNNSQFLSASGKIQAVNSADLSTRMMGFVNNVYVDVGDKVHKGQLLVAINNADLQAKKAQVNASITEATVAFNNAQKDYNRFKNLFADNSASQKEMDDMTARFEMAKARLEAAKQMKNEVSAQFAYSNITAPFSGVVTSKSVDKGDMANPGTPLLSIETPGAYEVMAMIPETEITQIKSGTQVDVVVKSIDTTIKGKVTEVSTSARNTGGQYLVKITLDATNANILSGMFTTVQFPIKKQAKTTMVLIPTEALITNGQLSGVYTVSQSNTALLRWLRLGRTFGDQIEVLSGLSSDEAYIVYAEGKLFNGAKITIQ